In Elaeis guineensis isolate ETL-2024a chromosome 1, EG11, whole genome shotgun sequence, a genomic segment contains:
- the LOC105032432 gene encoding chlorophyll a-b binding protein 7, chloroplastic encodes MASVCASSSAVAAVASSQKTGNGLGATKASFLGGTKLRQKKWTAPTARRALSVSAEAISERPLWFPGSTPPPWLDGSLPGDFGFDPLGLGSDPESLRWNQQAELVHCRWAMLGAAGIFIPEFLTKIGILNTPSWYTAGELEYFTDTTTLFVIELIFIGWAEGRRWADIIKPGCVNTDPIFPNNKLTGTDVGYPGGFWFDPLGWGSGSPEKVKELRTKEIKNGRLAMLAVMGAWFQAIYTGTGPIDNLFAHLADPGHATIFAAFTPK; translated from the exons ATGGCTTCAGTCTGTGCCTCCTCTTCTGCTGTTGCCGCTGTTGCCAG TTCTCAGAAGACTGGGAATGGACTGGGTGCAACGAAGGCATCCTTCCTTGGAGGAACAAAATTAAGGCAGAAGAAGTGGACAGCACCCACTGCACGCCGAGCACTTTCAGTGTCTGCAGAAGCAATATCTGAGAGGCCCCTCTGGTTCCCAGGCAGCACCCCTCCTCCATGGCTTGATGGAAG CCTCCCAGGAGATTTTGGATTTGACCCCCTAGGCCTTG GGTCTGACCCAGAGAGCTTAAGATGGAACCAACAGGCAGAACTCGTGCACTGCCGATGGGCAATGTTGGGGGCCGCAGGAATCTTCATCCCTGAATTCCTTACAAAGATTGGCATTCTCAACACTCCCTCATGGTACACAGCTGGAGAGCTGGAATACTTCACAGACACCACCACCCTTTTCGTTATTGAGCTCATCTTCATTGGTTGGGCTGAGGGGAGAAGGTGGGCCGACATCATCAAGCCTGGGTGTGTGAACACTGATCCCATCTTCCCCAACAACAAGCTCACTGGGACTGATGTAGGATACCCAGGTGGATTCTGGTTTGACCCACTGGGATGGGGAAGTGGTTCCCCTGAGAAGGTCAAGGAGCTGAGGACCAAGGAGATCAAGAATGGAAGGCTGGCAATGTTGGCAGTGATGGGTGCCTGGTTCCAAGCCATCTACACTGGCACTGGCCCAATTGATAACCTCTTTGCTCACCTTGCAGACCCTGGCCACGCAACTATCTTTGCT GCTTTCACTCCAAAGTGA
- the LOC105032433 gene encoding LOW QUALITY PROTEIN: splicing factor-like protein 1 (The sequence of the model RefSeq protein was modified relative to this genomic sequence to represent the inferred CDS: deleted 2 bases in 1 codon) yields the protein MLHPNPPPEQPDGQTAAERLLVFENGQAAVTHSGNDREVSGGEEETSSRRRRRSRWDPPAESGDSAGDGSTGGRKRKSRWAEEEPNPLVQLSDFMKDLAADLDPEVQALNLRLLEISRLLQSGMPLDDRPEGARSPSPEPIYDNMGIRINTREYRARERLNKERQEIISQLIRRNPAFKPPADYRPPKLQKKLYIPMKEYPGYNFIGLIIGPRGNTQKRMEKETGAKIVIRGKGSVKEGRLQQKRDLKPDLSENEDLHVLVEAETQESLDAAAAMVEKLLTPVDEVLNEHKRQQLRELAALNGTIRDDEFCRLCGEPGHRQYACPSRTTTFKSDVQCKICGDGGHPTIDCPMKGSGKKMDDEYQNFLAELGGTAPDSLTKQSSALAIGSGSSGSNPPWASGSGAGGTAGTGVANGIKKEYDETNLYIGYLPPTLDDDGLIRLFSSFGSIVMAKVIKDRTTGLSKGYGFVKYEDVSMANAAIAAMNGYHLEGRVIAVRVAGKPPQPAVPPVPPAPVTPTYPSQQFMAGAPVANPPPPPGSYVPVPWGSSPPPYAPYSMQPPGSSMYTPVQGQSVPPYGMQYPPSAQTAPPGTAPPTAPPGTPPQTASLGTAPQSASSSDSMQNYPPGVQSQSTTTPVQAVPNNVYGSTVAPNVLPMYPPPPPYGYAPYYSAVTPVPPLAVDPTQTIANAPWASNPSVPQPASTAEQSATYGADTEYEKLMSEIK from the exons ATGCTACATCCTAACCCCCCGCCGGAGCAACCCGATGGCCAGACCGCCGCCGAGAGGCTGCTGGTCTTCGAGAACGGCCAGGCCGCCGTGACCCACAGCGGCAACGACAGGGAGGTGTCGGGCGGGGAGGAGGAGACCAGCAGCCGGCGCCGGCGTCGCAGCCGCTGGGACCCCCCGGCGGAGTCCGGCGATAGCGCCGGCGATGGCTCTACCGGTGGCCGGAAGCGGAAGTCCCGGTGGGCCGAGGAGGAGCCGAATCCGCTTGTCCAGCTCTCGGACTTCATGAAGGACCTCGCCGCCGATCTCGACCCTGAGGTTCAGGCCCTCAACCTTAGGCTCCTCGAGATCAGCCGCCTTCTCCAGTCCGGCATGCCCCTCGATGACCGTCCGGAGGGCGCCCGATCTCCCTCCCCCGAGCCGATTTACGACAACATGGGTATCAGGATCAACACCAGGGAGTATCGGGCACGCGAGCGGCTCAACAAGGAGCGGCAGGAGATCATCTCCCAGCTTATCCGGCGGAACCCGGCGTTCAAGCCCCCGGCCGATTACCGCCCTCCCAAGCTCCAGAAGAAGCTCTACATCCCCATGAAAGAGTACCCGGGATACAATTTTATTGGCCTCATCATTGGGCCTAGGGGCAACACCCAGAAGAGGATGGAGAAGGAGACCGGCGCCAAGATCGTGATCCGGGGCAAAGGATCGGTCAAAGAAGGGAGATTGCAGCAGAAGAGGGACTTGAAGCCGGACCTCTCGGAAAACGAGGACTTGCACGTGTTGGTCGAGGCTGAGACTCAGGAATCTTTGGATGCCGCTGCTGCCATGGTGGAGAAGCTCTTGACTCCTGTCGACGAAGTACTGAACGAACACAAGAGGCAGCAGCTGAGAGAGCTTGCCGCGCTTAATGGAACCATCAGGGATGACGAGTTCTGTAGGCTGTGCGGCGAGCCCGGGCACCGGCAGTATGCCTGCCCTTCCCGAACGACCACCTTTAAGAGCGATGTCCAGTGTAAGATTTGTGGCGATGGAGGGCACCCCACGATCGATTGCCCCATGAAAGGATCCGGGAAGAAGATGGATGATGAGTACCAGAACTTCTTGGCCGAGCTTGGTGGGACTGCTCCGGATTCTCTAACCAAGCAGAGCTCAGCATTGGCTATCGGTTCGGGCTCTTCAGGGAGCAATCCACCTTGGGCTAGTGGTAGTGGGGCTGGGGGCACGGCGGGTACTGGAGTGGCCAATGGGATCAAGAAGGAATATGACGAGACAAACTTATATATAGGATATCTGCCGCCCACCCTCGATGATGATGGACTGATTAGATTGTTCTCCTCATTTGGGAGTATTGTGATGGCTAAGGTTATCAAGGATAGGACCACTGGGCTGAGCAAAGGTTATGGCTTTGTGAAGTATGAAGATGTTTCTATGGCTAATGCCGCAATCGCTGCTATGAATGGGTATCATCTAGAAGGCAGAGTTATAGCTGTAAGAGTTGCAGGCAAGCCTCCTCAGCCTGCTGTGCCTCCTGTTCCTCCAGCTCCTGTTACACCTACATATCCTTCTCAACAGTTTATGGCTGGTGCACCTGTTGCAAACCCTCCACCACCACCTGGTAGTTATGTACCAGTTCCATGGGGT TCGAGTCCCCCTCCATATGCTCCATATTCTATGCAGCCACCAGGTTCGAGCATGTACACCCCTGTTCAAGGCCAGTCTGTGCCACCTTATGGCATGCAATACCCTCCATCGGCACAAACTGCTCCTCCAGGCACTGCACCTCCAACTGCTCCTCCCGGCACTCCACCTCAAACTGCTTCTCTGGGCACTGCACCTCAATCTGCATCTTCAAGTGATTCAATGCAGAATTACCCTCCTGGGGTGCAATCACAAAGCACTACCACACCAGTTCAGGCTGTACCGAACAATGTTTACGGCAGTACTGTTGCTCCCAACGTTCTTCCGATGTATCCACCTCCTCCACCTTATGGATATGCACCTTATTACTCTGCAGTTACACCAGTGCCAcctctggctgttgatcccactCAGACCATTGCAAATGCACCATGGGCCTCCAATCCATCGGTACCGCAGCCTGCTTCAACTGCAGAACAATCGGCAACTTATGGTGCTGACACGGAGTATGAGAAACTCATGTCAGAGATAAAGTGA